A stretch of DNA from Synechococcus sp. JA-3-3Ab:
TTGCCGAGGCCAACATCGGCTACACCCTCACCTCTCCCGAAAACCCGCAGGCCCTGCCGCTCATTAAGGTGGACGAGCCGACGTTGCAGGTGATGATCTGCGTCAACGACTCTCCCTTTGCCGGCCAGGAGGGCACCTTTGTTACTTCGCGGCAATTGCGGGAGCGCCTGCTGCGGGAGCTAGAAACCAACGTGGCGCTGCGGGTGGAAGAAACCGACTCCCCCGATTGCTTTTTGGTCTCCGGGCGGGGCGAGCTGCACCTGGGCATTTTGCTGGAGACCATGCGGCGGGAGGGCTACGAGTTTCAGGTGGGGCAGCCGAAGGTGATCTTCCGCGAGGTAAATGGCCAGCCCTACGAGCCCTACGAGTGCTTGGTGCTGGATGTGCCGGAATCCACGGTGGGCGCCTGCATTGAACGGCTGGGGCAGCGGCGGGGAGAGATGCAGAACATGATGGTAGGCGCGGACGGACGGGCCCAGTTGGAGTTTGTCATCCCGGCCCGAGGGCTGATCGGCTTCCGCAGCGAGTTCATCCGCATTACCCGCGGCGAGGGGATCATGAGCCACAGCTTTTTGGAGTACCGTCCCCTGACGCCGGGGATCGAGACCCGCCGCAACGGCGTGCTGATCGCCTTTGAAGAGGGGGTGGCCACCACCTATGCCCTGAAAAATGCGGAAGACCGAGGGGTGTTCTTTATTACGCCAGGTACCCGCGTTTACAAGGGCATGATCGTGGGCGAGCACAACCGGCCGCAGGACTTGGAGTTGAACGTCTGTAAAACCAAGCAACTGACCAACCATCGCGCTGCCGGCGGGGAGGAGCTGGTGCATTTGCAGGCGCCGGTGGAGATGAACCTGGAGCGGGCGCTGGAGTACATCGGCGAGGACGAGCTGGTGGAGGTTACACCGAAGTCGGTGCGGCTGCGCAAGGCGCAGTTGACGGCCTCTCGCCGCTAGCGGTCGGCTCCTACCGTCGCAGGTAGAAGCGCAGGTTGGGAAAAGAGAAGGCCCCCCAGACGCCGAACAAGACGACTCCCAGGCCGAACAACGCCAGCCACAGGCGGGGACGGCTGTGGAGCTGCTGGGATCCCGCCTGGACGTAGGCCAGATCCACCCAGGCGGTGTTGCCGCGGCGGAACCAGCCCACCACCT
This window harbors:
- the typA gene encoding translational GTPase TypA, which encodes MSLPIRNVAIIAHVDHGKTTLVDALLRQAGTFREGEDIPACVLDCNTLERERGITILAKNTAVRYGETLINIVDTPGHADFGGEVERVLGMVEGCLLVVDANEGPMPQTRFVLRKALEKGLRPLVVVNKIDRPRAEPYKVVDKVLDLFLELGADEDQCDFPYLFASGLQGFALEEADLKAFLEGRYSGPLDMKPLFEAILKHVPPPIGDPAKPLQLQVTTLEYSEYLGRIVIGKIHNGTIRLGDQLAVVKEDGSIAKGKVTKLFGFQGLQRVELTEATAGHIVAVAGFAEANIGYTLTSPENPQALPLIKVDEPTLQVMICVNDSPFAGQEGTFVTSRQLRERLLRELETNVALRVEETDSPDCFLVSGRGELHLGILLETMRREGYEFQVGQPKVIFREVNGQPYEPYECLVLDVPESTVGACIERLGQRRGEMQNMMVGADGRAQLEFVIPARGLIGFRSEFIRITRGEGIMSHSFLEYRPLTPGIETRRNGVLIAFEEGVATTYALKNAEDRGVFFITPGTRVYKGMIVGEHNRPQDLELNVCKTKQLTNHRAAGGEELVHLQAPVEMNLERALEYIGEDELVEVTPKSVRLRKAQLTASRR